The Ahaetulla prasina isolate Xishuangbanna unplaced genomic scaffold, ASM2864084v1 Contig406, whole genome shotgun sequence genomic sequence ATTGGAACGTTGTCGCTTGTTTGCGTTCCAAACTGCCCTCCCGCCAGGTTCGATGGAACACCCGCTCCATTGAAGGATACCTGAGCTTCTACAGGCGGTGTCCCCAACCCATCCGGGTAGCAACTGTAGGGAAAAATTCGCCGAGCTGATgaatctggttgttttttttcccttcgaaAGAAGCCAGAGATGAAAACAGGAGCGCTTTGCAAATTACCGTAAAGCGAAAAAGAAACaacgtgggggaaaaaaatccactttaGGTGTGCAATCGGAGGCAGGCGAATTCACGTTAGCCACAGCTGGCTAGGATTTCCGCTGCGTACCCTACCAAAACCACCACTAAGGATGAGGTTGCACCTCTAAATATGCTGCCTTGCTCTGCTTGGGTGTGATACAAGGATTCAGAAGAGTCGAGGTGATGCCCCTTCCAGCAAAAGTCGTAGGCTCTCCGATGGGAAAGGCGATTTTTCTAATCCTCCCGTGTTAGTCGGCCTTGCCTGCCCCTTGGAAAGCTGAGTGGTCCACCTTTACCTTCTCAGATGGTTTCCTCAAGGCCAGGAGATGAATCTGTCTTCTTTCCCAGATCCTTAATATCACTACTTCAGGAAGGATGAGTATTTTTTGTTACTGGACTGCCCGGAACTTCTTTCCCAGTGTCAGAATCCTCACTGTGAAGAAAACTCTGCGTTTTGTAAGAAAATGGAGGAAAACACGGGCGACGCGATTCACTCGTGTTAATATTCAGAACTTGTCTGGATGCCAAGCTGTGGCAAAGATCCTATTTGTATGCTGGGGGATTGAAGGATTGTCTCGGAAGGCAAAGTGTGAAGGTGTAGCTATCAACACCAGCGTTGGTGGTCTTTTCAGTCAAGCAAGGCTTTCTTCAGTGGCTTTCCTTCGGGATCTTGGATTTGCCTTTTCTGTAATTATCCGAGGTTTCATCTTGTTGTTGAAATTTAGCCCTTTGATCTGGTTTTATCCTTTTACCTATTTTTCTCCTAGCTTTGCTAAGCTCTGGCTCCACCTACTTCTTAAGTTTACAGAGTCCTCTGGTCCCACGTTCATCAAACTGGGGCAGTGGGCAAGCACCAGGCGGGACCTCTTTTCTGAAGAGTTTTGTGTCAAGTTCTCCAAGCTTCACATCAAAGTGGTTCCTCACCCGTGGGATTACACCAAACACTCTTTAGATAAAGCCTTCGGAGAAGTCTGGGAGAAGATATTCATGTTTGAAAGCAGAGAGCCTATTGGATCTGGCTGTGTGGCTCAAGTATACAAAGCTTACGTAGATAATTCCATGTTAAGGGACCCCGTGCTGAGTCAACGTGCAAAGTTTTCTGAGTGGGATTCTGCTCTGGAGGTCTGGAAAATCTCAGGTTTTAAAGGACTTTTCAGATGGTTCTGGTGGAGGAAGCACAAAGATGTTTTGGAAAGTGACCTTCAACCGCTTCACAAATACGATTTCTATGAAAGCGCCATACAGAATTCCAGCTCTGGAAGTCTAAGCCCACCCTTATTTTCCAAGGGGAACCATATATTCCCAGTAGCCATTAAGGTAATAAGGTTGCAGAACTGTTCATTCCTACTTAGCAACACATAACAAAATGGATAGATTGATTAgttgggtctgcaaacttggctcttttaagatttgtggacttcaactttcaaaactccagctttggtggctgaggaacactgggagctgaagtccacaagtcttaaaagagccaagtttgcagaccccagggctaggttaagaagatttaaagcctAAAAACAATATCCtcattttccccccctgaaaTGCAAATTGTAGTAACTAGTTTAGCAGAACTTGAAGAGCTAAATGGGCTTGGCCCCTGTTTGGTGTCTGGTGTGGCTTAGTTGTTAGTAGGGCTCTCACATAATCCCAGAGTTATATTGGATTGGAAAGTCTCCGGAAATGGCAATTGGCAACAATTTTTgttaccaagaaaactacatggatatgTTCACTGGATCactcaaaggattttttttttaatttttgaattttacTACTACTTTTAAAATAAGTTGTAAGCATTTAAAGCAAACATTAAAATGCAAGAAAATGTCCGTGGAGTACATATAGGCAGAACCAAGGAGTAAGTTTCATTGAATATAAGTAGGCTAATGTTAACATAAACTTGTATAGAATTGTTTTGTAACTTGCTCCTTGACTGCCATTCCTTTTCTCCATTACGAATCACAGATACTTTTGAGCTTTCCTGAATAATGTAATACTTCGATAAGTAAATTAAATGTTACAGTTTTAGAACTGTAATAAAGTATTTAGTGAATGGTGCAATTTCAAATACCTATCTCAAAATAAGTTATGATTTGATACTATGTGTCTGTACTCATAACTATGTTCTGTTTAATTCAGGAGTTTATATGCCCAGATCAATTGTTGTAATAGGAATAAAGCCTTAGTTTATTGTCCcactataatagcaatagcacttagacttatggaTCAATTAAATATGCATAAAAGGAGAAGATGGCTGAGGAACAGagagaatatattttttcctctggTATGTTTCATTGTTTTCTCCAAACTTGATCACTCCAgtaatatttttttcactgttttctGAATGCCCAGTCAGCAAAGCAATTGTATTTGTGCAGGTTGTTTTATTCTAAGAAGTTTGTGAgctataaattataaaaatatttcaatagtTCAGAGCAATGTTTTTCAGCCTtaaattggctggggaattctgggagttggaagtccactcatcttcaaaTTCCGAAGGGTGAGAGACTTTGTCCCACAGATAATAAAGACTAGAATTCGTTAAGAACAGAGAAGCTTCCTGGAAGTATTACAATTATATTCCcatacaataaataataacatatgGAAGTATGGACTGTATCTTCACAATACCTGAATTGTTGACAATGAGTGGATGTTTGTTCATAAGAGATTGTTGGTCTTGTGTCTTGTTTAGGTGCTGCATCCTGGATTAGTTCGGCAGGTCCAGATGGATTTATTTCTCATGAAAATTGGCAGTCGATTTCTTGAGCTTTTCCCTGGAATTAGGTGGCTCAGTGTGACTGAGATTGTGGAAGAGTTTGAGAAACTCATGATTCAGCAGGTAGAAACAGTTGGCCTTGAACTTTAGCTtatagttttgttttattattttattttctgcactCGTGTCTCCCtaggccagaggtgtcaaactcacgcgcagagtgcttaaatctggcctgcggggggccaggctggaaatagcaaaagaccaggctgcagtgcctctggcagccaaaatggagcaCTGGGGGGCACATGTGGCTCACCCGTGCCCAGTTTTGgtgggcagggtgctgcaggaggcgtccgTCCCATCTCCCCCACCCAGTCGGCCCGCAGAGTAAGacaacaatgctgatccagcccttgaaaaaatccagtttgacacccctgctctaggccaatGTTTCTCATCTGCAGGAACTTTAAGGTATGTGAATTTCAAACTgtgtttaaagttgctgaggttgagaaacactgctctaagtgAAGAGTTATTTATACTTCTCAGCCTTCAATTTGTGGAATTTCATTTCACATTATTGTAACTGACGTTGGATTAATATTTGTAAACAATAAGTAGGGCCTATAAAGTTTTAGAAGAATTTTATGTTTGGTATTCCAATTTCTGTGCTCCTTAAGTTTGGTTTTCTGCATCTTCCCTATCAATCTGACTGTTCTTTCCATCCCTATTTATTGGGGttttcattaataaataaatacaaatttggcCTCCTGCAAACCTATAACTTCCCCCAGACTGATTTTAttactgaa encodes the following:
- the LOC131187350 gene encoding uncharacterized aarF domain-containing protein kinase 2-like — translated: MSIFCYWTARNFFPSVRILTVKKTLRFVRKWRKTRATRFTRVNIQNLSGCQAVAKILFVCWGIEGLSRKAKCEGVAINTSVGGLFSQARLSSVAFLRDLGFAFSVIIRGFILLLKFSPLIWFYPFTYFSPSFAKLWLHLLLKFTESSGPTFIKLGQWASTRRDLFSEEFCVKFSKLHIKVVPHPWDYTKHSLDKAFGEVWEKIFMFESREPIGSGCVAQVYKAYVDNSMLRDPVLSQRAKFSEWDSALEVWKISGFKGLFRWFWWRKHKDVLESDLQPLHKYDFYESAIQNSSSGSLSPPLFSKGNHIFPVAIKVLHPGLVRQVQMDLFLMKIGSRFLELFPGIRWLSVTEIVEEFEKLMIQQIDLRYEAKNLEHFHLNFKSTDYVRFPIPLHPFVTKNVLVETFEESKPISQYLHIETKMELRQKIAQMGMDMLLKMVFVDNFVHADLHPGNILVQGAEHFDDHPEDAVVIVDLLDTLIVELQPSPSPLRLVLLDAGIVAELQSADLENFRAVFTAVVLGQVSPEFKL